One Bacteroidota bacterium genomic window, CAGAAAAACCAATACCTAAAGGAGTAGATGCATTGGTGAAAGTAGCAAATGAACTGCCGGTGATAGCGAAATAGATCCATTTGGCTAAATAAAATAACATAAGACAGGAAACCGCAACAACCATGACTGTTTTAAACTTGTTGGTTACTTTAATTATACGATAGCGGTAGAGCAGAAACATAACGAAAGCTACAAGTAAAGTAAGAGCTACAGCCTGTGCTACAAGACCGGGATAACTAGTTTTATATGCTGCATCATAATAAGCGGAAACAGAACCTACAAATAAGCCTTCGAGTAAGGCATACGCAGGTGCGATATAAGGTGCCCATTGTTTTTTGAAACCCATTACCACGGCAAGTACTAAGCCGCCAAATACTCCAATCATCATAAATGGCATCGGGTTTACACCTTTATAAAATTGTCCCCATGAAAAGATGGTGCTGCAAAGCATCAGTACAAAAAGAAAACCGAATTTATTCACTGTTCCTTTTAATGTCATTTCCTGGCCGGTGCTTAGACCTTGAAAAATAGTACCCTCGTAAGTACTTTCTTTTAACATAGGATTACTTGAATTGAATATTGCCATAATGATTTTTTATTTAGAAAATAAAAATAACGATTTTTTGGAGTAGAATATAATTTGAATTGCACAAAAAATAAACCCCGATCACAATGTCGGGGTTTTGAATATTTATCCTTTTGATTTAGGTTTTACTGTTGATTTTGTTTTTACCGGTTTCGGATCTCCCTGCGTTCTTTCACCTTTCATAGTTGAAGCTAATTTGATTGCTTCGTATGCATTCAGCAGTCCGCCTGTTTTTGAGATCTCAGAAAGATCTACTGTTTCATCTGAACCTGGTTTTTTTACTTTATCACCTGGGTGCTGAGAAGATTTTTCAATTACTTCTTTTATTTGTTTTGCAGAAAGGTTAGGGTAGTAGCTTAAAATAAATGCTGCAGTTCCTGCTACCACTGGCGAGGCCATACTTGTTCCCTGTAAGTTGTTGTATGTATTTCCACCGGGAACACTTGAATAAATTCTAACGCCAGGAGCAAATACATCTACTTCATTTTTTCCATAGTTAGAAAAATTGGCTGTAAGTCCGCCTGCTTTCGGATCGCCGCTTGCGCCAACAGTGATCCAGGTGCCTGAACGTTTGCTGTCAGTTTGAAAAACGGGATTCGGATAATTATAATCAACATCTATATCTTTTGCATCATTACCGGCTGCATGTACCAGCAATACACCTTTGCTCTCTGCATAACGAACTGCATCATCCACCCATTTTTTCTCAGGTGAAAATGATTTTCCAAAACTCATATTGATTACTTGAGCACCATTGTCTACCGCATAGCGAATAGCCAATGCGATATCTTTATCATGCTCATCACCATCAGGAACAGCACGAACTGTCATAATGCGAACATTATCTGCAACGCCATCGCCACCTTTACCATTATTTCTTATACCGCCAATAATTCCAGAAACGTGTGTGCCATGTAAAGGAGTGTTTGCCATGATATCATTGTTGCCATAAAACTTATCGTTGAAATCATTGTAATTATCTTTCACCAGGTCATCACGGTAAGTTTTTGGTGGAGTATCTTTTGCTTCAGCTTTTTTAACTTCTCCATTTACAAACTCGGTAAAGCCTTCAAGGAAATCTTTGTTAGTACTTTCCAGCATATCATTTCCTTCCATGATGCCCAATACAGCCATTTTTGCTTTTTTTACATCTGCTTCCTGCGATGTAAATTCTTTCAGTTCTTTACCGGTGTATATTTCTTTGGCCATCGCTTTTTTCAGGATGCTATCGCTTTTGGTCATGCTCTTTAAAACATTCTGCATCATCATTACATCCAATCCGCCGGCATCGCCATCTGCACCGCCGCCGGCCACTTCTTCTTTCGAACGTTTCCACATTTTGTATTCAAACAAATCATCAGCTGATAATTTTGATTCGTCTATTTCTTTACCATCATATTTTGATTTGTATTTATGATAAACCCTTGCGGCTTCATAAGAATCTTCTTTTACATTACGTCCATCTTTGCCACCAATAAAATTCCAGCCATGTATATCGTCTACATACCCGTTCTTATCGTCATCAATACCATTGTCGGGAATTTCTTTCGGGTTGGTCCACAATACAGCTTTTAGATCTTCATGTGTAGTATCAATACCTGAATCGATAACTGCAACGATCACCGTATTACTTTTCAGATTTTTTGATTTTACAAAATCGTAAGCTTTGTCAATACTGATTCCATAATAGCCGGAAGTTTCTTTGTCCATCAGGTGCCAGCCTT contains:
- a CDS encoding Bax inhibitor-1/YccA family protein, with the translated sequence MAIFNSSNPMLKESTYEGTIFQGLSTGQEMTLKGTVNKFGFLFVLMLCSTIFSWGQFYKGVNPMPFMMIGVFGGLVLAVVMGFKKQWAPYIAPAYALLEGLFVGSVSAYYDAAYKTSYPGLVAQAVALTLLVAFVMFLLYRYRIIKVTNKFKTVMVVAVSCLMLFYLAKWIYFAITGSSFATFTNASTPLGIGFSVVVVCLAALFLLIDFDMIEKGIEHKLPKYMEWFSAVGLLITLVWLYFELLRLLSKLTSR
- a CDS encoding peptidase S8: MNQYLKRTCAWMLSVIAATTVSAQKEEVPKGWHLMDKETSGYYGISIDKAYDFVKSKNLKSNTVIVAVIDSGIDTTHEDLKAVLWTNPKEIPDNGIDDDKNGYVDDIHGWNFIGGKDGRNVKEDSYEAARVYHKYKSKYDGKEIDESKLSADDLFEYKMWKRSKEEVAGGGADGDAGGLDVMMMQNVLKSMTKSDSILKKAMAKEIYTGKELKEFTSQEADVKKAKMAVLGIMEGNDMLESTNKDFLEGFTEFVNGEVKKAEAKDTPPKTYRDDLVKDNYNDFNDKFYGNNDIMANTPLHGTHVSGIIGGIRNNGKGGDGVADNVRIMTVRAVPDGDEHDKDIALAIRYAVDNGAQVINMSFGKSFSPEKKWVDDAVRYAESKGVLLVHAAGNDAKDIDVDYNYPNPVFQTDSKRSGTWITVGASGDPKAGGLTANFSNYGKNEVDVFAPGVRIYSSVPGGNTYNNLQGTSMASPVVAGTAAFILSYYPNLSAKQIKEVIEKSSQHPGDKVKKPGSDETVDLSEISKTGGLLNAYEAIKLASTMKGERTQGDPKPVKTKSTVKPKSKG